Proteins found in one Planococcus citri chromosome 2, ihPlaCitr1.1, whole genome shotgun sequence genomic segment:
- the LOC135834580 gene encoding uncharacterized protein LOC135834580 — protein sequence MKYTILLPLLFILQHIAIKGANDVLEGKYRIDITGRPATIFPPLQNYNVKLTKQGSGKDYPVAVSRHHIIPFNHLTKFYNKLVQKGEASKLRSFLTKFDEKFGQFYRQKAVNEGNKNKYDSTIQNVHKFIQGLYYNKIVYDSSARRPENFDEFQGYYAWLPGNLFIGPNKRSDDPHEGFEKNAKVIVGARRFENLKNVYDWMQAYVDGKKVDFDKLSNGMRDIANFLEPQALKSGDWVRNQDGSYKIKA from the coding sequence ATGAAGTACACAATATTACTTCCATTGCTGTTCATTTTGCAACACATTGCAATTAAAGGAGCCAACGATGTCCTAGAAGGCAAATACAGAATCGACATAACCGGACGTCCTGCCACCATTTTCCCACCATTACAAAACTACAACGTAAAGTTAACCAAACAAGGCTCAGGAAAAGATTACCCAGTAGCAGTTTCACGCCACCACATCATCCCCTTCAATCACCTCACAAAATTCTACAATAAATTGGTACAGAAAGGCGAAGCTTCTAAATTACGATCATTCTTGACCAAGTTCGACGAAAAATTCGGTCAATTTTACCGCCAAAAAGCTGTAAATGAgggaaataaaaacaaatacgaTAGCACCATTCAAAACGTGCATAAATTCATTCAGGGATTATATTATAATAAAATCGTGTACGATTCTAGTGCCAGAAGACCTGAAAATTTCGACGAATTCCAAGGATATTATGCTTGGTTACctggaaatttattcattgGTCCTAATAAACGTAGTGATGATCCTCACGAAGGGTTCGAGAAAAATGCCAAAGTTATTGTAGGAGCTAGAcgatttgagaatttgaaaaatgtgtacgACTGGATGCAAGCTTATGTTGATGGCAAGAAGGTAGATTTCGATAAGTTGTCGAATGGAATGAGAGATATTGCCAATTTCTTAGAACCGCAAGCTTTGAAGAGCGGTGATTGGGTGCGTAATCAAGATGGAAGCTATAAAATTAAAGCTTGA
- the LOC135834581 gene encoding uncharacterized protein LOC135834581, with protein MKYTILLPLLFVLQNIATKGAKDVLEGKYKINIPERPDTIFPPLQNYNIKLTKHCPETDCTVEVSRHHIVPFNNLSTFYNKLVQKSEAWKLRSFLTKFDEKFGQFYRQKAFNEGNRNKYDSTIKNVHKLIQGLYYNKIVYDPSARTPENFDEFQGYYAWLPGNLFIGPKKRSDDPGKEFEKYAKVIVGARRFENLKNVYDLMQAYVDGKKVDFGKLSNGMRDIANFLEPQALKSGDWVRNQDGSYKIKV; from the coding sequence ATGAAGTACACAATATTACTTCCATTGCTGTTCGTTTTGCAAAATATTGCAACTAAAGGAGCCAAAGATGTCCTAGAAGGCAAATACAAGATCAACATACCCGAACGTCCTGACACCATTTTCCCACCATTACAAAACTACAACATAAAGTTGACCAAACACTGCCCAGAAACGGATTGCACAGTAGAAGTTTCACGCCACCACATCGTCCCCTTCAACAACCTCTCAACATTCTATAATAAATTGGTACAGAAAAGCGAAGCTTGGAAATTACGATCATTCTTGaccaaattcgatgaaaaattcggTCAATTTTACCGCCAGAAAGCGTTTAATGAGGGAAATAGAAACAAATACGATAGCACCATCAAAAATGTGCATAAGTTAATTCAGGGATTATACTATAATAAAATCGTATACGATCCTAGCGCCAGAACTCCTGAAAATTTCGACGAATTCCAAGGATATTATGCTTGGTTACctggaaatttattcattgGTCCTAAAAAACGTAGTGATGATCCGGGTAAAGAGTTTGAGAAATATGCCAAAGTTATTGTAGGAGCTAGAcgatttgagaatttgaaaaatgtgtacgATTTAATGCAAGCGTATGTTGATGGCAAAAAGGTAGATTTTGGTAAGCTGTCGAATGGAATGAGAGATATTGCCAATTTCTTAGAACCGCAAGCTTTGAAGAGCGGTGATTGGGTGCGTAATCAAGATGGAAGCTATAAAATTAAAGTTTGA